The following are encoded together in the Oncorhynchus kisutch isolate 150728-3 linkage group LG8, Okis_V2, whole genome shotgun sequence genome:
- the LOC116374806 gene encoding perforin-1-like, giving the protein MSSSSLLWCLLVVCVLAVAQIYAAEERKVLKVFNLRASDLNSGLFQTPDAYVKVFMGSGYGGKTEVKNNNHDPWWKEDFNFFNAIENDPMRLEVYDSDLLFDDLLGTCERSIKIGTWQHQCFLKKGGSLYYSYTLEPLQ; this is encoded by the exons atgtcctcctcctctcttctgtggTGCCTGCTGGTGGTGTGTGTTCTGGCTGTGGCCCAGATCTATGCAGCAGAGGAACGTAAGGTCCTCAAGGTGTTCAACCTCAGAGCCAGCGACCTGAACAGCGGCTTGTTCCAGACCCCTGATGCCTACGTCAAG GTGTTTATGGGCTCCGGCTACGGCGGGAAGACAGAGGTAAAGAACAACAACCATGACCCCTGGTGGAAGGAGGACTTCAACTTCTTCAACGCCATTGAGAACGACCCCATGAGGCTGGAGGTGTACGACTCCGACCTGCTCTTCGACGACCTGCTGGGGACCTGCGAGCGCTCCATCAAGATTGGAACTTGGCAACATCAATGTTTCCTGAAGAAGGGAGGGAGcctgtactactcctacaccctagagCCCCTACAGTAG